One stretch of Oscillatoria salina IIICB1 DNA includes these proteins:
- a CDS encoding metallophosphoesterase family protein, with translation MTDRKIFIGDVHGHYDALMSLLEAIAPGKNDRVYFLGDLIDRGPKSAQVVSFVIENKYQCLLGNHEEMLLLAKEDPSNATLQAWLYSGGNSTMKSYGQRGIPEEHIEWMKNLPIYLDLGDVWLVHAGVNPNLPLEKQTSDQFCWIRDEFHSSKKPYFPDKLIITGHTITFTLPGVIPGKLAQGEGWLDIDTGAYHQTSGWLTGLDYTNGVVYQINVKQLRSRKMPLSEAITKVKPQKILPRRLLLGL, from the coding sequence ATGACCGACCGCAAAATTTTTATTGGAGACGTACATGGTCACTATGATGCTCTGATGAGCTTACTGGAAGCGATCGCTCCCGGTAAAAACGATCGAGTATATTTTTTAGGAGACTTAATCGATCGTGGTCCGAAAAGCGCTCAAGTCGTCTCCTTTGTCATTGAGAATAAATACCAATGTCTTTTGGGAAACCACGAAGAAATGTTACTCCTAGCTAAAGAAGACCCTAGTAATGCGACGCTGCAAGCATGGCTTTATAGCGGTGGTAACAGTACGATGAAAAGTTATGGTCAAAGAGGCATTCCTGAAGAACATATCGAGTGGATGAAAAACCTACCAATCTATCTCGATTTAGGAGATGTCTGGTTAGTTCATGCGGGTGTAAACCCCAATTTACCTCTGGAAAAACAAACCTCCGACCAATTTTGTTGGATTAGAGATGAATTTCACAGTAGTAAAAAACCTTATTTTCCGGACAAACTGATTATTACCGGACATACAATTACCTTTACCTTACCAGGTGTAATCCCAGGAAAACTCGCCCAAGGCGAAGGCTGGCTTGACATTGATACAGGAGCCTATCATCAAACTAGCGGTTGGTTAACGGGTTTAGATTACACTAACGGCGTAGTTTATCAAATCAATGTCAAGCAGTTGCGATCGCGGAAAATGCCTCTCTCAGAAGCAATAACTAAAGTCAAGCCCCAGAAAATTTTGCCTCGACGTTTACTTCTAGGATTATAA
- the miaE gene encoding tRNA-(ms[2]io[6]A)-hydroxylase, translating to MKQVTKINVLKKFTGIAWVEQAIANLDLILLDHSHCELKAASTALNFMFRYPAHTRLVRELTRLAQEELEHYELVNQWLERRGIPLAPLNAPPYGATLKAQMRRQEPDRLLDSLLIASLIEARSHERLGLLAAHCPDPELAKFYHGLMASEARHYGVYWLLADSYFDRDVLEKRLDELAIVESEILVNLYPEPRVHS from the coding sequence ATGAAACAAGTAACTAAGATTAATGTTCTCAAAAAGTTTACCGGTATTGCTTGGGTGGAGCAGGCGATCGCTAATCTCGATCTGATTTTACTAGATCACTCGCACTGCGAGTTAAAAGCAGCTTCGACGGCACTCAATTTTATGTTTCGCTATCCTGCTCATACTCGTTTGGTGCGAGAATTGACTCGTTTGGCGCAGGAAGAACTGGAACATTACGAATTGGTTAATCAATGGCTCGAACGTCGGGGTATTCCTTTAGCTCCTTTGAATGCTCCTCCTTATGGTGCTACTCTTAAAGCCCAAATGCGTCGCCAAGAACCAGATCGTTTGCTTGATTCGCTTTTGATTGCTAGTTTAATTGAAGCTCGCTCTCACGAACGTCTCGGTTTACTTGCTGCTCATTGTCCCGATCCAGAGTTGGCTAAATTTTATCATGGTTTAATGGCATCAGAGGCTCGTCATTATGGCGTTTATTGGTTACTGGCGGATAGTTATTTTGACCGCGATGTGCTCGAAAAACGTTTGGATGAATTAGCGATCGTTGAAAGCGAAATCCTCGTTAATCTTTATCCTGAACCAAGAGTTCACAGTTAG
- a CDS encoding type II toxin-antitoxin system TacA family antitoxin, with the protein MSNKVYFKKSAQQIAKSARLEARITPEQKELINLSRRDQEFFAEALLNPPVPSEKLRSSAQRYKKRMGR; encoded by the coding sequence ATGTCTAATAAGGTTTACTTTAAGAAATCTGCCCAACAAATTGCAAAGAGCGCTCGTTTGGAAGCCCGAATTACTCCAGAACAAAAAGAGCTTATTAATTTAAGCCGACGAGACCAAGAATTTTTTGCAGAAGCATTACTTAATCCACCAGTTCCTAGTGAAAAACTGCGTTCTTCTGCTCAACGCTATAAAAAGCGGATGGGTAGATAG